Genomic segment of Dunckerocampus dactyliophorus isolate RoL2022-P2 chromosome 13, RoL_Ddac_1.1, whole genome shotgun sequence:
gccctttctcacctccagggccaggacacatatgttagaatgctatttatagactatagctctgcttttaatacagtcagcccccacaaactcacaaataagctcctcacacttggcctgtcacctcccctctgtaactgggtgtttaactttctcacaggcagaccccagtcagtcagagtccacaatcgcacatccagctcaagaattgtgaggaCTGGGatcccacaggggtgtgtgctgagtccgctcctctacacgctcttcacctacgattgcgtggcctcccagaacaacaccagcatcattaaatttgtggatgacactacagtcatcggactgatcactggtggtgttgaaacatcatacagaagagaggtggcggacctcatagcttggtgtcgtgataacaatctccttctcaatacagataagactaaagagatgatcatcgacccaagaacaagggaaaaggagccgcatagacccctgtttattgatgagactgaggtggagagggtgaaaaccttcaagttccttggcacacacatcagtgaggacctcacctggtctcacaacacccaacaaattctgaagaagtcccaaaggagactgtacttcctgagaagactgaggaaatttggcatgtccaccacaatcctgagttgcttctacagatgcactatcgaaagtgtccttaccgcctccatcactgtttggtacggtaactgtacaacacgtgataggaaggcactccagcgggtgatcaagacctcacagaacattgttggggcagccctcccctcactgcaagacatttataaatctagaatcctacgaagaacacacaacctcatcaaggacagcacacatccacaacactcattattcacactcataCCATCAGgaagacgctacaggagtttgaagtccaggaccacaaggctggcaaacagcttttacccacaggccatcaggcttctcaacgaagcactcacacacaccgtacgcaacacacgcacacactcaaagcactttatttatttatttatttatttatttgtattattttctgtattaatgtctcttctgttgttgttgcttaatttattggtacatatgtttcttatgttcttattctttttcttgtgttttctttcttttcttgggagaatgaacagaataagaatttcattgcatagtataactgcctgttttactatgcacatgacaataaaactcttgaatcttgacatgccaacatgtatgaatttgttgtactctgCATGCAATTTGAATGCTTCACTGATCTCCTTTTTGTTCCATTTCGCTGGTATCATTTTCAATTtaagtctgtacagtacagacaaataaatagatattatcagttccACACGCTGACACATGCTGACTACATATTCCTGAAAGCTCAGCAGCGCTTCCACCTGCTGAAGACGCTCAGGTCATTTAGCATCACTAAGTACACTGTTGGTTTACAAATCACTAATTATAATAGAATTATTTCCACAATGGCTTCCTGGTACAAAAACactcacaacaaaacaaaacaacactttCCAGAATAACAAAACAGGCaggtaaaatataaaatagtttggtatcattgtttttgtttgtattttatgtctGTGTTCCATATTGTTCTGTCCTGTAAgttgttatatactgtacataggtGTAGGTAGCAGGAATAGTATACTGGAACATCTGTACCAAATATGGACTGGAGGTCCCAGAAATAAAATGGAAGACACCACCAAAGGTGCTTGAGAGCAACTAGGCTATGGAATTCCAGATCCAGACAAACTGGTGACTGCTAACCAGGCTGATATAGTGGTGATGGATAAATATCAGAAGACAGTGGTGGTGATAGAGGTAGCAGTCCTCAGTGATAGCAGCATCCAGAAAGTAATACTGGGGGCAGTAACCCCCAAGCTGGGTGGATGACTGGGTGGATACCAGGCATCTCTGACACCTCTGTCCAGAAGAGCACGACACCGGGAACAGCTAAGATGCTACACAAAACCTTCAAGCTCCTTACCGCCTAGGTGGCcgagaatgattttttttttaaatacataagaCACTTCAGTTTGTTCCAAAGATGTagaaacaaaacatacaaaaagtaAATAAGAGAAGCAAACAAGGAAACGTCTAACTGAGGAAACTGAATGCATCTAAATGCATGGACCTGTTAAACAGGTATTATAGGTGTGTCTGCAATTAAGACAATTCATTTGAATGACTATCTTGATCAAGCTGTGGACATGTTTGTCGTCAAAGCACGCAGGATCTGTGTGTGCTGTACTATATTTAGCATTTGTGGCAGTGTTTGGCACCAGTTTACCGGTTGTTAAGTATTTAATGATTGAAATGTTAATTTGGGGATATTTTTTATAATGTTAACCGCATGAAGGATGACACAGGTTATTTAATGACACTTTGACAATACTAACATTTATCACTTCCAGATTGTACATAacgtattttccggactgtaagtcacactttttttcatggtttggctgatcctgcgacttgtactccggagcgaattatatatgtttttttttcacactgagagggcgctctaggcttgtgtgcaaAGGaaggtacagtatgtcacaaaagtgagtacacccctcacatttctgcaaatattataatattatatatattatatcttttcatgggacaacactgaagaaatgaaactttgctacaatgtaaagtagtcagtgtacagcttgtataacagtgtaaatttactgttcccttcaaaataactcaatacacagaccttaatgtctaaactgcaggcaacaaaagtgaatacacccctaagtgaaaatgtccaaattgggcccaattagccattttctttccccagtgtcatgtgacccattagtgttacaaggtctcaggtgtgaatggggagcaggtgtgttaaatttggttttatcactctcacactctctcatactggtcactggaagtttaacatggcacctcatggcaaagaactctctgaggatctgaaaaaaagaattgttgcgctacacgaagatggcttaggctataagaagattgccaacactctgaaactgagcagcagtacggtggccaagaccatacagcggtttaacatcacaggttccactcagaacaggcctcgccatggtcgaccaaagaagttgagtgcacgtgcccagcgtcatatccagaggttgtctttggaaaatagacgcctgagtgctgccagcattgctgcagaggttgaagggatgggtggtcaacctgtcagtgctcagaccatacgtcgcactctgcatcaaattggtctgcatggctgtcatcccagaaagaagcctcttctaaagatgatgcataagaaagcccgcaaacagtttgctgaaaataagcagactaaagacatggattactggaaccatgtcctgtggtctgatgagaccaagataaacttttttggttcagatggtgtcaagcgtgtgtggcggaaaccaggtgaggagtacaaagatgagtgtgttttacctacagtcaaacatggtggtgggagtgtcatggtctggggctgcatgagtgctgccggcactggggagctacagttcattgagggaaccatgaatgccaacatgtactgtgacatcctgaagcagagcatgatcccctcccttcggaaactgggccgcagggcagtattccaacatgacaacgaccccaaacacacctccaagacaaccactgctttgctaaagttaagggtgaatgtgatggactggccaagcatgtctctggacctaaatcctattgagcatctgtggggcatcctcaaactgaaggtgaaggagcacaaggtctctaacatccaccagctccgtgatgtcgtcatggaggagtggaaaaggattccagtggcaacctgtgaagctctggtgaactccatgcccaagagggttaaggcagtgctggaaaataatggtggccacacaaaatcttgacacttttggcccaatttggacattttcacttggggtgtattcacttttgttgcctgcagtttagacattaaggtctgtgtattgagttattttgaagggaacagtaaatttacactgttatacaagctgtacactgactactttacattgtagcaaagtttcatttcttcagtgttgtcccatgaaaagatataataaaatatttgcagaaatgtgaagggtgtactcacttttgtgacatacaagCTATATCGATTCTGATAATAGAAGTTCAAGCTAATTACAACAGTCTCCTTGAAGTCGTCATGGATGTCAGTAATGGTGTCACAAActttatggaagaaaatagagcacagagcaagtctatcacaaacattatggaagaaaatagagcacagagcaaggctatcacaaacattatggaagaaaatagagcacagagcaaggctatcaaaaaactaagaaaagaagtcaggaagttgcaagatgaaaatgcagacttgagtgctgcttttaaggaggttaaataccctatggaagatatcaaggctctgcaggacaCCATTAAGGAACTGTGGAATGACAATGccgccttgcgctctgctcttcaggaagcgataaaccgtaaagaaaatacagcattttgcaaggatgttagggttctgcaggatgatatcagggcattattggaagataacgctgccttgcgcactgctctgAAGGAGGCTgtaaaccatatggaagccacctcatgtactgatcttaaggatgctaaagaccccagggaagaaaatagagcattctgcaatgatatcaacgttctacaggatgacatcaaggcactattgaaggataatgctgcttttcgcaccacccttgaggaagagaaagaaacaaaggagaatatcaaggagcaaattaaaaacttcattgacgagatggatcagatggcacgaatgaatgataaaATCACgcccaagtcaagagatgttccctcaataaagcaacagatcgctaacttcctacaatggaaggaggtggatgtcgatgtcaacagtattgacacgtgcgtcccactccatggcgggaacaacaccacacctgtcatcattaagttcaccaacagggaattcaaaactgcactgctgaaacggggaaagaagctaagaggcaccaacaTCTACgtgaatgagcatctcacaaaacgcaatgccgacattgccaagaaagcacgagacctgaggaagcagggaaagattcaaaacacttggagcaccaacgggAAAatttacatcaaactaaaaggaagcCCAGGAgttgcaagagtgcttgttgtccaagacatCAGTGATCTGGATGCATATAAAAGATCATATTAGTATGACAATAAGCATAATGGAGGACACACCCTACATGACAGACCAATGCAACGGGAAGGACTACATTGCATAGCAATAACCTCAACATAATtcataaaaggaactcttggatacaaacccagcgtcactcgcaGTGCAACACCGAAGAGGATGTGGATATtgaaaatttgaatttttttttgttgtttttttaaacatgtgtgtacctgtatactgtatatatgtgtactgtatatgtatatatgtgtgaaCTGTGTGTAGGtgcacatgtatgtgtatatacagtatatgtatgcgcgtgtatgtatgtatacacatgtacagtatgtattagcAAATGATGTGCTACAAAGAGGAGGtacgattaaataagctctgcttcttcctactccttttcggacatatgcatgttcgaaataaattcaaccaaattaaaccaaacttataaagacaactgacaactctcatccacacgggaacggcgttctgggtgacccgaaacagtattttttaaaaatagcttcCAGAGTTGGAacatctgaaaacgccggcttgtcgttgccgtgtatACAGGCAATATGAGAACGATGATGTCACCGACCCACCACCGCCTCGTCGCCATCACGTGACctgaagtgagctttgacgacaagctaacataatatctgaatgttTCGACGGGCATGACTCACCTCAGccaacattctcctgatattttgttgttttattctcCATAATGACTGGTAGAAGTAATTCcgccgacttctcgtgccccgttgtgtgtatcgctaccgtgccgagcggcacgtcgtccatgttggtgatgtatttgtgctggatgtgtttgtcggcaatgtttttactgcagtaggagcggaagatggccagcttttcCTTGTcatccgctggatgttgctgcgccacggtagtccttgcccagATGcatagatggcgccgtttcataaaatatacctatataactactgggggcgtgtctttagcgtcctctttcacgtccgcatgctgccctcagtcacgtccacctttcctctacagtatataagcagcgtgtcggcaggaggtGCTCCCAGTCAGTTGAGCGGGGCGCTCATGAAAGTTCCACACAACagttacagattttggaactcggtgcacacataaggcgcgctgcattataaggcgcctcgtccattttggacaaaatgtaagacttttttatttgcctcgtgagtttagcgctgtgtatttaactgctgtttccattccaccacgagctaacaccgctaacgcactgggcctcctgcatgacatcattgataaacactagaccaaacacccggacgctgtattcattatatctggagATTTCAGCCACTGTAACctcagacgctacaggagtttgaagtccaggaccacaaggctggcaaacagcttttacccacaggccatcaggcttctcaacgaagcactcgcacacgccgcacgcaacacacgcacacactcatagcactttatttatttatttatttgtattatttaactgtattcatgtctcttctgttgttgttgcttaatttattggtatttatgtttctgatgtttttccaatttcttgggagaatgaacagaataagactttcattgcatagtataactaatgttttactatgcatatgacaataaaactcttgaatcttgaatcttgaaagttATACTTGACAACGGGGAAATGGCTTCCAATAAGAAATAGAAGAATCAGATTCAGAGCAAATACCAGAAGGATGACTGGCAATGTCGATTACGAGCAAATATCATGCGTGCGCATGCGTACATGCGTGCGTGTGGATGGGGGGGAAACTACTGGATTGCAAAGACCAAATGTTGGCAGCTCCGCCTGCGGCTCAAGTACAGCGTTAGGATAGACGAGGCGTAACACAGGCCTCCTGACTTTTGTTTTTACTAGGAGcacaacttaaaattttagggcACGCCCCGAAaccgacttgcaaagtaaatattcacatttctcattttcatttctttcattttgactgtattactgataaatactcaGAATAAATGACAGCTGTCTTCTCTGTCCATCCTGTTTCTATCCATAGCTTCTGCAAGGCCTCATTGGTGGCGTCATATACATTACACCTCCAATACCGCTCTCTTTCCTTCTTCGGTCTTTGTCTCCTTTGTTCCTCTTGAGGAGTACTGTCAACTgctgggctgaagtgtggagcacaaatttgtcagcaacaaaaaatattcaataataatccAATGAAATTGGCTGAAGTAGCTGGTAAAGTTGCCAACTTCTGGAAAACTAAATCAGGCACATCTTgcctttaattgtgtgaaacaaatgacacaaacctgaatttaatttgatgcctgtttttagagtaatactaatATGTGGGAAGttatttaatttgatatttttcagttgaaaataacacaattaatagaataaaataacaatttcaatatctttctcaaaaaaaaaatctgtcctgcttaatatCAAGCAgtataaattgagtgtccagtTTATGATTGGTGTATCCAGcttccagcactattaaagctactttgacaaaaataaagtagaggtgagctattatattatattatattatattatattatattatattatatcagcttttacccacaggccatcaggcttctcaacgaagcactcacacacgccgcacacaacacacgcacacactcataacacttttatttattcattcattcattcattcattgtattcatgtctcttctgttgtcggtgcttaatttattggtattaatgtttcttatgttcttattcattttcttgttttctttcttttttgggagaatgaacagaacaagaatttcattgcatagcagaaccacctgttttactgtgcatatgacaagaaaactcttgaatcttgaatctttgtgttttatgtggttgccaacatttcaatttacaaagcacatcataCAGGCACCGTGTCAGAAGTGGACAGTTCCAAACGAAGAATTGACGCAAATATTCTTTGCTGAGCTACTCAACTGATCAGACGGTGAGCTACTGTTAGCGCAGGAGCTACCTGTTAAGTGATAGCGTCCCTATTTAAAATCTGGACAcactacatgtttatgttgaacaacgtAAACACACAACTAGCGTTTCGAAGAcaagacatacagtggtgtgaaaaagtctttgcccctttctggatttcttattttcttgcatgttcgtcacacttaaatgtttcagctcatcaaacaaatttagtcACTGACCAcgcagctgaacacaaaatgctgagAAAAGCAAACGCCACACACAATTACAGGCAGACACCTTCATTACTGAGATATCCTTTAAATGTTCTGTATCAACTGAAAAGTGCAGAAGATGAAACACAATGAAAGAGACATTGAATATTTGTGTATATTAGTAACCCAAATCTGTGGCACAAACAAAAGCTCTTCGAGCACGGCAGCCCACATCATTCCAGAACTCATCTGTATGCATAaacagagaaagaaagaaaatacaaagtGTTAAGTACAATATTCATGATTCATCAACCAAATATCCACAGAACTATTTTCCCTGATAGAAGACCCTGAACCAAGTCTTTGGACGACGCTACACCTATGCTCTGTTCTACATACAGTTAATGCATATTGTTACTGTTTACATATATGGTGTGCTTTCTGGCTAAACAGAGCACTGCTAAACTGATGTTCATTAGGTTTTGCCACTTTGACAATAGTGCTCTTTCTTTTCTATTCAGAATCCCAAGATAAGAAGGTGTTAGACAGGTAAATGCTGTAGAAATAGATCCATACCTCTGAAATTAATCTCTGCACAGTTTAGATTGTCATTCGTTCTTGGTCGGTTGTTCGCCCAGTCAGTGAAATCCACGGTTGAGCCATCTGTCCATACAAAGACTCCTTCCTGGAAAGACAGGGTTCACATTTTCACTAAATCATTGGTATCTAGAACAGTATGCATTAAAATCATGACATTTTTGATGTGATCTTAACTGCTTGTGAGTTAGGGAAGCTGGGAGGAAAGAAAGATACTTTAACCACACGGGGAAAAAAGACACCTTACCCCTTAACCGTAACAGCAATAGGAACATGTGGACTGTGCATCAACAGTGCGCctttaatgtctttattttacaaACAATCATGACAAAACGGCATTGAAAGACAAAATTAAGTGTCTGGAAGCTATGGAGCTTTATTTGCAGGGAGTTAGTGAAGACTTTGACCTGGTGTGGCCAGAGGTCTCCAAATGGAACACTTTTGGAGCGCCTGATCCTAACGTCAGAAAACCCTGTTTAAAATACttgtgtctttgtcacatttgaaatGGGATTAGGTAAGAACTCAAGCTATGACATCATTGTGTGTTCCAGTCCACGCCACCAAACTAGCTATTTTGAAGGCACAAAAAATATATCCTTCTTGTCAGTGAATCCATCTCCTGTCCTCCTGTCACTAGTCAATTACGAACTGTTCCCACTCATTTTTAAGGTCCTTGGAGGTCTGATGAGAAAGATGTTTGCAGTTCTTtcaatgttgttgtggggtcttttgtgaccactTGGATAAGTCGTTGCTgctctcttggggtcattttggttgtccGGCCAcgactgggaaggttcaccactgttccatgctttggctatttgtggataatggctctcactgtggttggctgcagtcccaaagctttagaaatggcttttccACACTTATACagtagatctcaattaatagTCAAGttttggtcggatttccgtCACGGGGACCATAGTTCTGCTtcgttgctgggtcatttaagtaaagacttctcaaaacaatatgtgctCAAGAGAGTaatgcatttgcatcataaaaatgcctacatgaaaaaaatcagacatcaCAAATCATTCTGCGGTATAGCCGTCTCCCGCCGTCTCCCGCCGTTTCCCTGCGTTTCCTCTCCGTTCTTGTGTAATGTGACAAAGATGCTCGCatattcttccgctgtggaacacacacacaaacaagatggccgcggtgcCCCGTTGCGGAAGAAGCTGCGAGTGCCCAACCAGATATTAGATTTATCACTTTGTCCATGGAGGTTAggatttcttttctcccttaataataaaaagtttcatttaaaaactgcattttgtgttcagctgtgttgtcattgactaatgtttacatttctttgatgatctgaaacatttaagtgtgacaaacatgcagaaaataaccccagctcacgttccctgcGAGTGGGTGCGCAATCCGGCGCCTGGTGAAtgctgcttcacaatgataggaagagccgacatcggaGCATCAAAAAGCGaagtcgctatgaacgcttggccgccacaagccagttaacATTTCTGACGCCATTTCTGACCAccgtacatatatgtatatacacatgcgtgcgtgtgtgtgtgtgtatatatacataaatatatatatatatacagtacagtacatagtcATTTTGTAGACGTTAAATGCTAATATTATCCTGCAGAAGAAATCTTCCACATCGAAAATCAAAGCTGCATCAGAGCATTTGTGTTGATAAATATTTTACCTGAACCGCGTCATTGAACCCAATCCAAGAACGCTGGAAATTCCCAGCCTGTTCCAGAATCACTTGGCGAACAACTTCATTCTCCAGCTCACTGTGGATGGAGGCCAAATTGCCACCAAGACCATTGCAGAAACTCTAATGGgtggaaaatacaaaaaagtaagAAAGAATGTAAGCGCAAAAAGTAGGGTAGACATTAAAGAGCAAAATATCAGGTTTTAGAATGGTCTGATTTGAATTTCCATATCATTATCATGTTGACCAGTGTGGGCTGGGCCACTCAATAATTTGGATTTCGGACAATAAAGACAATGGACACTCAAACATAATGCAAATGTATCAAAGAGTAAGAAACATATTATTGTTCCTTTACCTCAGCGTCAGCAAATCTTAAGTTTTCTTCCAGGGAAATGAAACAGCGTTCGTTCAACTGAGTCCAGTTTTGAGGACAACTTTGACCTACAATTGTTACAGTAACAACAAAGATAAAGACAAGAGGACAGTGGATGAGTGGTTGAAGGTTCAGGGTTTAAATACCGGGTCTTTCTGTGTGGATCGCATATGTTCTgtttgtgcttgtgtgggttctcTAGGTTCTCTCTTCGATAGATCCACGCCAGCCAACATGCTACACAAGTAAGGTAAGTAGGCGAGTTTAATCATTTCATGATGTATTTAAgtgtgctatttatttattttatgtgatgTTTATTTGTGTCAGTGAGTTGTTGATGTGCATTTTGGACATGTCAGTGAATATGAGCAACTCacgattattttctttaattaacTGAATTAATCTGaatcaattaatctgaagcttgttttgatTAGTCAAGTAATTGGTT
This window contains:
- the LOC129192772 gene encoding galactose-specific lectin nattectin-like, which encodes MAFALHLLLLLCGITGSWSFVIYRGQSCPQNWTQLNERCFISLEENLRFADAESFCNGLGGNLASIHSELENEVVRQVILEQAGNFQRSWIGFNDAVQEGVFVWTDGSTVDFTDWANNRPRTNDNLNCAEINFRDEFWNDVGCRARRAFVCATDLGY